The candidate division TA06 bacterium genome segment GCGGGGCCTGCGACCAGGGGGCCTGCCTGGTGGAGGCCGGACAGCTTTTAGGCGTGCAGAAAATGGTGGGCGGCACCATTGGCAAGCTGGGCGTGATGTACGTGGTGGAACTGCGGATCATGGACGTCAAGACCGGGGAGATAGACCAGGCCTTTTCCCGCAAGTACTCAGGGGACGTGTCCAATCTTTTGGACGCCATGCGCGAGGCGGCCGTGGTGTTCTCGGGCGGCACGGCGGTCCCGGCTTCTCAGACCGTTACCCCCAGCCAGACCGGCCAACCGCAGAAGAGAAGAAAATAGCTTAAGGAATGAACTCAACCCCCAACTCCTTCTCTTTGCTTCGATAAACACTTAGGCATAACTCAGTGCATCGCTCAGCACAAGTTCCAGAGAAGGGGAGTAAGGGGATGAGTTCCCAAATATATCAATCATCTATGTCCAAACTAAAATTCATATTAGGGGTTCACAACCACCAGTAGTTGAAAACACGAAGCAGGATAAACATGGAGAAAAACAATAAAAACGGCGCGGATTTTAAGAACACCATTGATCTCATTGTAAAAAAGATCCGGCCCCAAAAAATAATCCTTTTCGGCTCCAGGGCTGACCGCAAGAACAAGGAATGGAGCGATTATGACATTTGCCTGCTTAAAGCCGGAGTTGTCAATAAGCGGAAAATGGCCCAAGATATATACAAAATGCTATGAGGCTGTAATATCGCCATGGATATAATTGTGGAAACTCCCGAGAATTATTTGAAGCTCAAAAACAACCGTTTTATGATCTACAGCGAGATCGCGAAAAACGGGAAAGTGGTTTATGAAAAATAGCGACCTGGCCAAAGAATGGCTTAAAAGAGCTCAAAGCAATCTGGCGAAAGCCGGTGTGTTAGAAATGACAGATTAACTCAACCCCCAACCCCTTCTCTTTAAAAGAGAAGGGGAGTAAGGGGATGAGTTCCCAAATAAAATCAATAATCTATGCCCAAACTAAAATTCATATTCGGGGTTCACAACCACCAGCCGGTGGGCAATTTCGACTTTGTGTTTGAGGATGCCTACCAGAAGGCCTACAAGCCTTTCCTGGATGTCGTGGCCGGCTATCCCTGGTTCAGGTTCACCCTGCACAACAGCGGCTGCCTGTGGGAGTGGCTGGAACAGCATCACCCGGAATACCTGGAACAGGTCAACACCATGGTCCGGACCGGGCAGGTCGAGCTTTTGGGTGGGGGATTTTACGAGCCCATCATGCCGGCCATCCCCGACCGCGACAAGCAGGGCCAGCTGAAGATGATGTCGGAGTTCCTGAATAACAAATTCGGCAAAACCCCGTCCGGGGTCTGGCTGGCCGAGCGGGTGTGGGAGCCGGGGCTGGCCTCGGTCCTGGCCGGCGCCGGGATAAAGTACACGGTGCTGGACGACTATCATTTCAAATGCTCCGGCAAGAACGACCAGGATCTTGACGGCCACTATATCACCGAGGACCAGGGCCAGCCGCTGGCCGTCTTTCCCATCAGCCAGCAGCTCCGCTATCTGATCCCCTTCCACAATGTGGACGAGGTCATCGCCCATCTTAAAACCCTGTACCAGCCGGATCGGGAGACTTTGGCCGTACTGGCCGACGACGGGGAAAAGTTCGGGGTCTGGCCTGGCACCCACGAACTGGCCTATGAAAAGGGCTGGCTGAAAAATTTCCTGGACGCGCTGGAAGCGAACAAGGAGTGGCTGGAACTCTCTACTTTCAGCCAGGCGCTGGAAGCGCTTCCGGCCAGGGGCCGGATCTACCTGCCCACCGCCTCCTACGCCGAGATGGGGGAATGGGCGCTGGATCCGAAAGCCGAGGCGGTCTATTCGGAGCTGACCCAAAGGCTGAAGGGCGAGGGCAGCTATCCCCGTTACAGCCCGTTCGTCAAGGGCGGCACCTGGCGGGATTTTTTGACTAAATACCCCGAATCCAACAACATCTACCGCAAGATGCTCTCGGTCTCGGCCAAGGTTTCTGGCCAGGGTCCCGAGGTCCTGCGGGAACTGTACCGGGGGCAGTGTAACTGCGGATACTGGCACGGAGTGTTCGGCGGCCTGTATCTGCCGCACCTGCGCGAGGCGCTGTACCGGCATCTGATCCGGGCCGAGAATCTGATGGGATCAAACCCTGAAACCTCTGCGCCCTCTCTGGAGGCCAGGGAATTCGATTTTGACGGCGACGGCCAAAACGAAGTGGAACTGTCCAACCGTCATAGCAGGCTTTACCTGTCCCCGGCCGCCGGCGGCAGTCTGGTGGAGTGGGATGCCCGGGAAAAGGAGATAAACCTGTTCGATACCCTGGCCCGCCGACCCGAAAGCTACCACCGGAATATTCCGAAGCCGGGCGATCAAAGCGCATCCCAGGGCAAGAGCATCCACGAGATGGTGGTCTCCAAGGAAGAGGGCCTGCAGAACATCCTGTTCTACGACTCCTTCCGCCGGGTAGGCCTGGTGGACCACCTGCTGGGGCCGGAGACGGACCTGGAATCATTTTACCGCAACTGCCACCGGGAGCAGGAGCCGGGCTTAAACGGTGCATGGGTTCATGAGACAAACAGGGAAGCGGAACGGGCCACGGTGGAACTCACAAAAATAATAAACGATCTGACCGTCGTCAAGAAGATCGTCTTCGGGACCGGGCCGTCATTCAGGATAGAATACAGCTGGATGAACTGCGGTCTTAAGGAAATGGAGATCTGGCCGGGGATAGAGTTCAACTTCGGCCTGCTGTCTTCGGGTTTCGGGCGGCACTGCCGGAGCGCCAGCCAGATACTGTCCACCGAAGCCCTCAATGTCCGGGCCCAGGATCAGGATATTTCCCAGCTCTCGGTGATTGACGGATACCGCAACCTTTCCGTCGACTTTGACCTGGACCAGGCCTGGGATCTCTGGCGTTTTCCGGTGGAGACCGTCTCCCAGTCGGAATCTGGGCTGGAGCGGAACTACCAGTGCTCGTGTTTTTTATGGAATAAAAGGATAAAACTTTTGCCGGACCGGCCGCAAACATTAATTTTCACACTGGAACATAAGGCAATTTGATGCAGGAAAGATCTTTCACCATCGTCAACCGTTTGGGAATGCACGCCCGGCCCTCGGCCCTGTTCGTCAAGACAGCCGGGAAATTCAAATCCAAGGTCTGGGCCCGCAAGGACGAGACCGAGGTCAACGGCAAGAGCATCATGGGGGTGATGATGCTGGCGGCCGAGCCCGGTTCCACCCTTACCGTCCGGGCCGAGGGCGAGGACGAAGCCCTGGTGCTGGAGGCTCTGGGCAAGCTGATAGCCGATAAATTCAACGAGGATTAAAAAAGTGAACGCCGAATTCAGGATCAGCGGCCTGCCGGCCTCTCCGGGCATAGCCATCGGCCGGGCCTTCGTCTACCGCAAGGCGGCCGTCACGGCCGTCAAATACCGGGTCAGCGACACCGGGCGGGAGCTGGAGAAATTCAAGGCCGGACTGATCCGGGCCAAGGCCGAATTCTCCGAACTGAAACAGCAGATCGTGCTGCGGATGGGGGAGGAGGCGGCCGCCATCTGGGACGCCCAGCTTTTAATGCTGGACGATCCCGAGACCTTCGAAGGCACGGCCCGCCGGATCAAGGAACAGCGGCAGGACGCCGCCTCGTCGTTCAAGGAAGTGATGGAGGAGGTGGCCCAGGGCATGCAGAACTCCAGCAACGCTTACCTCAAGGAAAGGTCGGCCGACATCCGGGACATGATCTGGCGGGTGATCAAACACATCGAGGCCCAAAGCACCCTGCCGATGCAGGAGCTGCCGAAGGACGCCATAGTGCTGGCCCACGAGCTTTCTCCGGCCGACACCGCTTTGATGACCCATAAAAAAATACTGGGCTTCATCACCGAGTCCGGGGGAAAGACCTCCCATACCGCCATCGTGGCCCGCAGCCTGGAGATCCCGGCGGTGGTGGGCGCTCCGGACCTGATGCTGAAGGCCGCATCCGGCCTGCCGGTGATACTGGACGGAGCACGGGGGTTGGCCATATTCAATCCCGGCCCCCAAACCCTGGAACTTTACCGCGAGGAACAGAAGGTTTTCTTAAAGCACCTGGCCAACCTCAAGCGCCTGCGCCGCCAGAAGGCGGTGACCAAGGACGGCCACCAGGTGGAGCTTTCGGCCAACATCGAGATGCCGGAGGAGACCGCCTCGGTGCTTTCCCACGGAGCCAAGGGAGTGGGCCTTTACCGCACCGAATTCCTGTTCCTGACCTCGGACCATCTGCCCACCGAGGAGGAGCAGTACCAGGTCTACCGCCGGGTGGCGGAAAAACTCAGTCCCGATCCCGTGATCTTCCGGACCTTTGACCTGGGCGGCGACAAGCTGGACAACAAGACCGGACCATTAAGCGAGGCCAATCCCTTCATGGGATGGCGGGCCATCAGGTTCTGCCTGGACCGGCCCGAGATATTCAAGCCCCAGCTTAGGGCCATCCTCCGGGCCTCGGCCCACGGCCAGGTCAAGATCATGCTGCCCATGATCTGCTGCCTGTCCGAGGTCATCAGCGCCAAGCAGATGATCGCCGAGGTCAAGGACGAGCTGAAGGCTCAGGGGCACAAGTTCGATCCCGGCTGCCAGCTGGGGATAATGGTGGAGACACCCTCGGCCGCGTTGACCTCGCGCCAGCTGGCCAGGGAGGTGGATTTCTTCAGCATCGGTTCCAACGATCTGACCCAGTACACCCTGGCGGTGGACCGCAGCAACCAGAAAGTGGCCGGGCTGTACGATCCCTTCAACCCGGCGGTGCTGCGCCTGATCCGGGAGGTCTCGGAACAGGGCCACCGGGCCGGGATCTGGGTGGGGATGTGCGGAGAGATGTGCGCCGATCCGCTGGCCATGCCGCTGCTTTTGGGCCTGGGACTGGACGAGTTCAGCATGAACCCGGCCTCGGTGCCGGAGATAAAAAGGATGATCATGAATTTGAGCGTGGACGAATGCCGCAAGGTGGCGGCCAGGGTGATGGAGGAGCCGGATCCCATGGTCATCCGCCGGCTGTTGTTTGATTTTGTGGTCAATATCCTGCCGGACCTGAAACTGGCCGGGCAGATATGCTCGCTGGAGAGAAACTGAGCGACTAAGAACCAACCGGAACGCTGATAAACGCTGATTATCGTCGATGTACGCTGATATACCAACAACTTTTTATCTGATAACAATGCCAAAACAATATGCAATAGCCACGCAAACCAGTAGTTAGTGGTAAATCTATAATCAGAAACAAAAGATAATGGCAGAACTTTACATATTTAACGACAAGGTTGACAGTGTTTTTCAACTTCTTGGGCAAAAGGAAAACGACATTTCATATAGTGTTGGCTTTACCTTTGCTAATTGCAACCAGTTTTTGCAAAAGTTTCTTCAACGCATAAACATCAAGGCACCCTTCCAGCCTAACAAAATAAAAATACGACTTCAGGCCCACGAAAAAGAAAAAGGCTTTACTGATTTTGAAATAATCCAAGAAAAAGAATTTCATATAATTATAGAAGCAAAGCGTGGTTGGACTTTTCCGACAGAAGGACAACTCGATAAATATGCTTCAAGACCTTCATTTAAATACTCATCTGCGGAAGACAAGCGTATTATTGTTATTAATGAAAGCATCCCTGCATTTACAAAGACGCATTTCATAACAACAAATATTCAATCAATTTCAGTTGAAGTAGTTTCTTGGAAAGACATTCAGCAATTAGCATCTGCGTCAAAATCAATCGGGCGTGATGCTGAAAATAGAATTTTAAAAGAACTAAATACTTACCTTAACAAAATAAGCAGTATGCAAAAAATAGATAGTAATTGGGTTTATGTTGTTTCCCTTGGTAGTGGTATGCCAGAGAGGGGGAACATTTTATGGCAGGATATAGTTAATAAGGATTTAAAATACTTTCATCCTGTTGGCGGAGGAAGAGGCGGTTGGCCAGCGGAACCCCCCAACTACATTGCCTTTCGATACGGCGGCATACTTCAATCAATTCATCACATTGACAAATATGAAGTATTTACGGACCCTTCATTGCATTTTAAAACAATTGCAAAACAAACTTGGGATAAACCTCATTATTTATACCATTTAGGACCTGCAATCAAACCCACACACGAAGTAAAAGCAGGAAAGAAAATGGTTAGGAGTATAAGAGTTTGGGCAATGTTAGATCTACTGCTGACAAGTCAAACAATACAAGAAGCAAGGGACAAGTCGAAAGATAGAGCCCCAGCTACTATACTTCCTTGAATAACAAAACACTCAACATACACAACACAAAATGACAAAAGTTGAATTCCTGGACCTGCCCGCCCAGTACCAAAGCATCAAGCCCGAGATAGACGCCGCCATGGCCGCCGTGGTCTCTACCGGCGGCTTTGTGCTGGGCAAGACCGTGGCCGACCTCGAGCAGTCGGTGGCTAAATTTGCGGGCGCCAAATACGGCATCGGGGTGAACTCCGGCACCGACGCCCTGTACCTTTTGCTAAAAGCCGCCGGGGTCAAGGCCGGGGATGAGGTCATCACCACGCCCTTCACCTTCATCGCCACCGCCGAGGTGGTCTGCTGGCTTGACGCCAAACCGGTGTTCGCCGACATCCGCCCGGACACGTTGAACATCGACCCCAAAAAGATAGAGGCCGCCATCACCCCGCGCACCAAGGCCGTCATCCCGGTCCACCTGTACGGCCAGGCGGCGGAGATGGACCAGATCAAGGCCCTGGCCCAAAAGCACAACCTGAAGATCATCGAGGACTGCGCTCAGAGCCTGGGGGCATCTTACCGCGGCAGGCAGACCGGATCCCTGGGCCACCTGGCCGCCTTCAGTTTTTACCCCACCAAGAACCTGGGCGCCTACGGCGACGGCGGCCTGGTGCTGACCGATGACGAGGCGCTGTATAATGAAGTGAAAATGCTGCGCCAGCACGGCCAGGACAAGAAGTATCACCACGCCAAGCTGGGGATGAACTCCCGGCTGGATGCATTGCAGGCCGCGGTTCTTTTGGTCAAACTGAAACACCTGGACAAATGGAACCAGAGGCGCCGGGAGCTGGCCGCCCGTTATACGTCCGCTTTCACCGGTATCGCCGGCATCACGCCGCCGGTTTCCCTGGACCACAACGTTCACATCTATCACCAGTACACCATCAGGGCCAAGGACCGGGGAGCATTGGAGGAGCGCCTTACCAAGCAGGGCATCCCTTACGCCATTCACTATCCCATCGCGCTGCACCTGCAGCCGGCCTTTGAGTTCCTGGGCCTTAAGGAAGGTTCTCTGCCGGAGGCCGAGTTGGCGGCTAAAGAAGTGCTGTCCCTGCCCATCTATCCCGAGATGAAGGAAGAACAGCAGGATGCGGTGATCGCAGCAGTGAAGGGGCATTAAGTATAAAGGGGAACTAATCAACCACAAAAGGCACAAAGGACACAAAAATGGAAATAAACATTTTGGTCCTGCTGTACGATAGCCTATTTTAATCTTTATATTATTTTTATGGACAGGAAACTTGGAATAAATGTGCATAATTATAGAAATATATTTTGTGTTTTATGTGCTTTCTGTGGCTAATTAAAAAATGAACAAAAAACAAACCGACATATTCCCCCAGGCTGACGTTCCCCAGGCCAACGTCCCCCTGGCCGACCGGATGCGGCCCCGCACCTTGGACGAGGTGGTGGGCCAGGAGCACCTGATCGGGCCGGGCAAGGTGCTTAGGAATCTTATAGAGTCCGGGCAGATCCCCTCGCTTATCTTCTGGGGGCCGCCAGGCTCGGGCAAGACCACTTTGGCCCGGGTGCTGGCCAACACCGTCCAGGCCAACTTCGTGGAGTTCTCGGCGGTGACCTCGGGCATCAAGGAGATCAAGGAGGTCATCAAGGAGGCCGAGCAGAAGCGGGCGGTGCGGGGCGCGCGCACCATCCTCTTCGTGGACGAGATCCACCGCTTCAATAAGGCCCAGCAGGACGCCTTTCTGCCCCACGTGGAAAAGGGCACGGTGGTGCTTATCGGGGCCACCACCGAGAACCCCTCGTTCGAGGTGATCTCGGCCTTGCTGTCCCGTTCCAAAGTGCTGATACTGAAGGGGCTGGAGGCTGCCCACATACTTTCGATATTGCAGAGAGCGATCAACAGCGAACTCGGCCTCAAACCCCTTCAAGTGACCGCTGAGTCCGATGCTCTGGAGTTCATCTCCCAGGCCTGCCAGGGCGACGCCCGCACCGCGCTCAATGCATTGGAGATCGCTGTCTCCATGGCCAAGCCCGATGCTTCCGGGAGGCTGACAGTGACACTGCACCTGGCCGAGGAGGCCATGCAAAAGAAATCCCTGCTCTACGACAAGGCCGGGGAGGAGCACTACAACCTGATCTCGGCCCTGCACAAGTCCCTGCGCGACTCCGACCCCGACGGATCGCTGTACTGGCTGGCCCGGATGCTGGCCTCGGGCGAAGATCCGCTTTACGTGGCCCGGCGGATGATCCGCTTTGCCGCCGAGGACATCGGCCTGGCCGACCCCAATGCCCTGCTGATAGCCAACCAGGCCAAGGACACTTATCACTTCCTGGGCTCCCCCGAGGGCGAGCTGGCTTTGGCCCAGGCCTGCCTTTATTTAGCCCTGGCTCCCAAGAGCAACTCGGTCTACAAGGCCTACGGCGCGGTGCAGCGGGAGATCGAACAAAGCGGGGCCATGCCGGTGCCGCTGGTGATCCGCAACGCGGTCACCAAGCTGATGAAGGAGGTGGGTTACGGGGCCGGTTACCGTTACGCCCACGACGAACCGGACGCCAAGGTGGACCAGCAGCACCTGCCGGACGAGATCAAAAATAAGAAATTCTATTCCCCCTCCGACCGGGGCTGGGAGGGCCGGAAGAAAAAAGAGCGGGAAGGGAATTGAACGATCCCCGATTTTTCCCAAAAACACTTGACTTTGGTGTTTTCTGTTATTATAATGAAGTGTTGAAATTTATCCGAAATCATAAACTTTTGGAGGACTTGATAGAATGAAACTGAAGAATATTCTTATGGCGCTGTGTCTGCTGGCTGTGGCCGCGGTCTCCTTCGCCATGCCGCCGTTTCAGGGCATTCAGGAACCCGAAGCCTTGAAGGTTATGCGTCTGCAGGGAATGGACAGCCCCCTGCGCGGACATGAAAGGGAACTGAGCCTCAAATCCAAATCGGCCAAGATCTCCGGCAGCCGCAGCTACCCAGTGGTGATGGGCTACTTCACCGACCTGGCGGCTACCAACACCCAGGCCGACTTTCAGAACCTGCTGTTCAACACCGGGACTCAGGTCAAATCCGTCAACAACTACTACCGCGACATGTCTTACAACGCCATGAGCTGTTCGGGTGCTGTTGATATCTGGCGCACCAGCAACAATACGGTTTCTTATTATGGCGGCGGGAATTACGGGATGAACGGTGGAACTACCGCCAACACATACGAGTTCATTAAAAAAGTGCTGGCCCATGCCGACTCTTTCGTGGATTTTTCCACCGGTTATGACCAGAACGACGACGGTTATGTGGATGTCCTGTGGGTGGTCCATGCCGGCAAGGGTGCGGAGGAGACAGGCAGCGTCAACAATATTTGGTCACATAGTTTTTACTTGTCAGGTTATGGCAGTGGTGCCACCTATTATACCACCAACGATCCATGGCCGGGTCACGCCGGGCAGTATATGAAGATTGACGATTACATCATCATGCCGGAGCGCACCAATTATGCCGACGGGAATGCAGGTAATACCGAGCAAATAGGCTGCGGAGTATTCTGCCATGAGTTCGGCCATGCCATTGGACTGCCGGATCTCTATGATACCGATGCCTATGGTTATGGTTCCGGCTCCGGCCTGGGCAACTGGTCTTTGATGGCCGGCGGTTCCTGGGGCGGAAACGGCATCACCAACGCTCGGCCGGCGGCGTTGGATGTCTGGGCCCGGCGCTTTCTGGGCTGGGCTAGTCCCGCTCTGGTGACCAACGACAACCTTTACACTGTAAACGGAATCATGGCCACGGCCACGGGCAGCAGCTACAAGCTGGCCAGGCTAGGGTCCGACACTACTAAACAATTCTGGCTGATTGAGAACCGCTACGAACTGGGGATGGGTCCGGTCAGCAGCGTCCGCTGGGATTCCCTGCTTCTGTCCACTTCTCCGGGCGGCCTGGCCATCTACCACATAGACAGCACCTATACCACCACCACCTACCTTTCCAACAACACCGTCAACAATAAGTATACCAGCGGCGGCGTGGCCCGGCCCTATGGCGTGGCCATGGAGGAGACCGACATGACCACTGCCGGGTATTCTTCGGAACTGTGGAACGGCAGCAGCAGCGACGCTGCAGATATTTGGATGTCATCCACCCAGGCCAGCTTCGACAGCAACGGCACTGCCTATCCGGTCACCTACCTCAACGGTACTTCATCGACCACCGGAGGGTCCCACACCATGACCGCTATCCGGGCCATCCCGGCCGGCTCGGCCGCCATGGCTTGCAGCATGTTCGTAGCCGTTCCCACCGGGGTGGAGGGCCAGCCCCAGGCCGGACCGATGCCGGAGGCCTTCGTTCTCGGCAACTCATATCCCAACCCGGCCAAAGGCCAGATTACTTTCAGTTATCAATTACCCAAAGCCGGACGGGCCAGTTTGGAAATATACAATATGCTGGGACAAACTGTACAGAAGTTCGACCTGGGATTTAAGCCCGCCGGAACACACAGCCTGAATTGGAATACATCGCAACAGGTCCAGGGTGTATATTTCTACCGCCTTCAGTCTGGTGATTACAGCAGTACCAAGAAATTGGTGGTGGTGAAATAATTCCCGGGGAGCAATTACCGGACGCAGGCTTCGACAAAGGCTCAATCGAACGATTCCAGCAGATTTTACTGATCGTAAAAAACATTTGAAATTCATTCTTCAACAGATCGTCATCAATAGGCAATATACCAGAAAATAATTTTTTTAAGGGACGCCGGGACAAAATCCCGGCGTCTTTTTATTCTTAAGCCCTAACCTGATGTCATTAAAGCAATAGGGGCGACGGGCAAAGTTGATTTTAACACTTGACAAATATATATTTTTTAGATATACTTACTATCTTTACTGGAAAACCAGCCCTTGAATATATAACAGCTTTGGGGGCTTATAATTAGCTAATTCAGGAGGACCAAAGATATCTATGAAGACCTATGTAGCCAAAAAGGGCGAACTGGATCAAAAATGGTTTCTGGTCGATGCCAGCGGGATCCCGCTGGGGCGGCTGGCATCCAAGGTGGCCCATGTGCTGCGGGGCAAGGGCAAGCCGCAATATACCCCCAATCTGGACTGCGGCGATCACGTGGTGATCGTCAACGCGGCCAAGGTGCGGCTGACCGGCAGCAAACTGCAGAACAAGACGCTTAAGCGCCACAGCGGTTTTCAGGGCGGCCTGCGGACCGACAAGTACCAGGACCTGATGGTTCAGCGGCCGGAGAAGGTGATAGAACTGGCGGTCAAGGGTATGCTGCCCAAGACCACCCTGGCCCGCTCCAATTTCAGCAAACTGCATGTCTACGCCGGGGACGAGCATCCCCACGCCGCCCAGGGCCCCAAGGCAGTGACCCTGTAATCTTTTTACAGTAAAATTCCTCTACCCCATAAAATATTAGGAGGTTCAATGGACCAGGCTGTTTTCAAAGCAACCGGAAGACGCAAACGTTCGGTGGCCCAGGTTAAAATGGTTCCCGGCCAGGGGAAGATCATCATCAACGAGAGGACCTGCGAGGATTACCTTTGCCGGCCCACCTTGGTGATGCAGGTCAAGCGGCCCTTTGAGCTGACCGCTACCGTAGGCAAGTACGACATCACTGCCAAGGTGGACGGCGGAGGCATAGCCGGCCAGGCCGGAGCCCTTACTTTGGGCATCTCCCGGGCCCTGCTGTTGGCCTCCCAGGAAATGCGGCCACCGCTTAAATCCAACGGCCTGCTGACCCGCGATCCCCGGGAAAAAGAGCGCAAGAAATACGGACAGAAAAAGGCCCGCAAGCGCTTCCAGTTCTCCAAGCGTTAATAT includes the following:
- the rpsI gene encoding 30S ribosomal protein S9 — protein: MDQAVFKATGRRKRSVAQVKMVPGQGKIIINERTCEDYLCRPTLVMQVKRPFELTATVGKYDITAKVDGGGIAGQAGALTLGISRALLLASQEMRPPLKSNGLLTRDPREKERKKYGQKKARKRFQFSKR